Proteins found in one Podarcis muralis chromosome 5, rPodMur119.hap1.1, whole genome shotgun sequence genomic segment:
- the TSEN15 gene encoding tRNA-splicing endonuclease subunit Sen15, which translates to MAGAAESGAGGGPRSSPAGAACSAQSRPEEAARTLRGSRREDHPALTGMMALDVAESSCVHAAFLVYLDLLEARNWHEVSYIGLAEFQLVCLCGRERETDGFQVVVPTPVHVSISHERLRQIMKRSYTLKDEPDSPLSITLAIVESDSTIVYYKLTHGFVTPDPPDDTEYMDDKQWRKKRKRFMRR; encoded by the exons ATGGCGGGCGCGGCGGAAAGCGGCGCGGGGGGCGGCCCAAGGTCTTCCCCGGCGGGCGCCGCTTGCTCGGCTCAGTCCCGTCCGGAGGAGGCGGCGAGGACGCTCCGCGGGAGCCGGCGGGAGGATCACCCTGCG CTCACAGGGATGATGGCGTTGGATGTGGCTGAGAGCAGTTGTGTGCATGCTGCTTTCTTAGTTTACTTAGACCTCTTAGAAG CTAGGAACTGGCATGAGGTGTCCTACATTGGCCTTGCGGAATTCCAGCTTGTGTGTCTCTGTGGACGAGAGAGAGAAACGGATGGTTTTCAAGTGGTGGTGCCAACTCCTGTCCACGTGTCAATTAGCCATGAGAG gttGAGACAGATCATGAAGAGATCATATACTCTGAAGGATGAACCTGATTCTCCGCTCTCTATCACACTGGCCATAGTTGAATCAGACTCCACAATAGTCTACTATAAACTGACACATGGTTTTGTAACCCCAGACCCTCCTGACGATACTGAATACATGGATGATAAGCagtggaggaagaaaagaaagaggtttATGAGACGATAG